A window from Bubalus kerabau isolate K-KA32 ecotype Philippines breed swamp buffalo chromosome 5, PCC_UOA_SB_1v2, whole genome shotgun sequence encodes these proteins:
- the FAM181B gene encoding protein FAM181B → MAVQAALLSTHPFVPFGFGGSPDGLGGAFGALDKGCCFEDEETGTPAGALLAGAESGDAREATRDLLSFIDSASSNIKLALDKPGKSKRKVNHRKYLQKQIKRCSGLMGAAPPGPPSPGAADTPAKRPLAGAQTVPVPAHGKAAPRREASQAAAAASLQSRSLAALFDSLRHVPGGADPAGAAEAAPAAGLVGGDAAGSAGGPAVPGARKVPLRARNLPPSFFTEPSRAGGGVCGPSGPGVSLGDLEKGSEAAEFFELLGPDYGAGTEAGALLAAEPLDVFPAGAAVLRGPPELEPGLFDPQPAMVGSLLYPEPWSAPGGPATKKPPLPAPGGGLTLNEPLRSVYPAAADSPGGDDGPGLLASFTPFFSDCALPPAPPPPPQQVSYDYSAGYSRTAFAGLWRPDGAWEGAPGEEGAPRD, encoded by the coding sequence ATGGCAGTCCAGGCGGCGCTCCTCAGCACGCACCCCTTCGTCCCCTTCGGCTTCGGGGGCTCCCCGGACGGGCTGGGAGGCGCCTTCGGAGCCCTGGACAAGGGCTGCTGTTTCGAGGATGAGGAGACCGGGACGCCGGCGGGCGCGCTGCTGGCGGGCGCCGAGAGCGGGGACGCGCGCGAGGCCACCCGCGACCTGCTCAGCTTCATCGACTCCGCGTCTAGCAACATTAAGCTGGCCCTGGACAAGCCCGGCAAGTCGAAGCGGAAGGTGAACCACCGCAAGTACCTGCAGAAGCAGATCAAGCGCTGCAGCGGCCTCATGGGCGCCGCGCCCCCGGGCCCGCCCTCCCCGGGCGCCGCCGACACGCCCGCCAAGCGGCCCCTCGCCGGCGCCCAGACGGTCCCGGTCCCTGCCCACGGCAAGGCGGCTCCCCGGCGGGAGGCGTCGCAGGCCGCGGCGGCCGCCAGCCTACAGAGCCGGAGCCTGGCCGCGCTCTTCGACTCGCTGCGCCACGTCCCCGGGGGCGCCGATCCGGCCGGGGCTGCGGAGGCGGCGCCCGCAGCCGGGCTCGTGGGAGGGGACGCGGCCGGCTCCGCGGGCGGCCCGGCGGTCCCCGGCGCCAGGAAGGTCCCGCTGCGGGCCCGCAACCTGCCGCCGTCCTTCTTCACCGAGCCGTCCCGGGCGGGCGGCGGCGTGTGCGGCCCGTCGGGGCCCGGCGTGAGCCTGGGCGACTTGGAGAAGGGCTCAGAGGCCGCCGAGTTCTTCGAGCTTCTGGGGCCCGACTACGGCGCGGGCACCGAGGCGGGTGCCTTACTTGCCGCGGAGCCTCTCGATGTGTTCCCTGCCGGGGCCGCCGTCCTGCGGGGACCCCCGGAGCTGGAGCCCGGCCTCTTTGACCCCCAGCCCGCGATGGTGGGGAGCCTACTGTACCCCGAGCCCTGGAGCGCCCCGGGCGGCCCCGCGACCAAAAAGCCGCCCCTGCCCGCGCCCGGCGGTGGCTTGACCTTGAACGAGCCCTTGCGCTCCGTTTACCCCGCCGCCGCGGACTCTCCGGGCGGGGACGACGGGCCCGGCCTCTTGGCCTCGttcacccccttcttctcagaCTGCGCTCTGCCcccggcgccgccgccgccgccccaaCAGGTGTCCTACGACTACAGCGCGGGCTACAGCCGCACGGCGTTCGCCGGCCTTTGGAGACCCGACGGGGCTTGGGAAGGGGCGCCCGGGGAGGAGGGGGCGCCCCGGGACTGA